From the genome of Candidatus Binatia bacterium:
CAGCAGGATGCGGAGGGTCCATTTCATTATTCCCCGACCAGTTCCTAATTCGGCGTCGCCTCGGAGAACTCGTACCGGACATCGACGAAGGAATCGACGGGGAACACGCACCCGACGGCCGGGTCGTCCCATCCCTCGGCTGTGCACGCTTCTTCCCGAACCACGCACGGCTTCGTTGCCGCCATCGGTCGCTCCTTCCGTCACCAACGCGCGAAGCACAGGAATGCTCATTCCCGGGCTTCGCGCAACGGCGAGCCGGTGGGGACACCGTGCGGGCTGAAGATGCCTGGCGTCGAAACCCGGGGAGGGGCGAGGCTACCGCCGATGGCTTGCCTCGATTCCGATTCCGATAGCGACCCCGACACCGACCCGACGCAAGCCCCCCAAGACCTCAAGACCCCAAGACCCCAAGACCCCAAGACCTCAAGACCCCAAGACCCCAAGACCCCAAGACCTGTTTCCTGGCGGCTCCCTTTCCACCCGGAAAATGCGCGCCCAGCGACCAATTCCAGGCCACGTTCGGGACCGAAGTACAGAGATTCCAGCGGAGTGCGGAGGTCAGACCACGGCAACCCCTTCGCACGTTGGCGATCGCGATCTGCACGCGGGTGCTCACGGCGGCTGCACCACCTTCAGCCGCGGGAAGTAGCGGCGCAAATACCCCCGGTCGACCGCGGCAATGCCATCAGCCTGCTTCTCGGCGCGAGCACCGACCGGGAAATCCGGCAGCGGGTGTTCGCGCGGCCCGCCTTCCCGACGATAGGCGCGAACGATACGCCCCGCACGTCGCGCCGCCTCGATCGACGTCGGACTGAACACGATTCCCAGCGCCGTCAGGCAATCGTGAAACGTGCGGTCATCGAGCAGCAATGCGTAGAACTCGGCCGCGACGACATCGCAAATGACCACATCTCCGGCGCGCCGCG
Proteins encoded in this window:
- a CDS encoding type II toxin-antitoxin system VapC family toxin, with amino-acid sequence MSIAVDTSVLIAIATGEAEATEWLDVPVQARRAGDVVICDVVAAEFYALLLDDRTFHDCLTALGIVFSPTSIEAARRAGRIVRAYRREGGPREHPLPDFPVGARAEKQADGIAAVDRGYLRRYFPRLKVVQPP